Genomic segment of Panicum virgatum strain AP13 chromosome 2K, P.virgatum_v5, whole genome shotgun sequence:
CATTGTTAATGTTGCTCATTAACAAGATGTGGTCTCTCCTAATTATCAGCATTAGTAAATTAGCCCCCTCTATGTTTcaatcctggctccgccacttaTTGATCGAATCAATGTTGTTCTCTCCTTCCACCTACAAGGAATGCCGTGTTCTTGACAACAAGGCTGAGCCTCCGCTGAGCTGAACACCATTACAGATTCCTTTCCTACGGCAGGAAGCGCGGCATCGCCGGCCCTGGCGCAGGACTTGGCGTCGTGCTCCTcggggcgggcggcgacggtggcgcggCAGACGGGGCAGGTGAGCGCGCCCGTGAACAACCACCGGTCCACGCACTCCCGGTGGAACCCGTGGCGGCAGGCGGGCAGCACGCGCACCTCCTCCCCGCCCTCGTACTCCGCCAGGCACACCGCGCACACCTCCCCCGCCGgctcctcgcccccgccgccgcgaccagACGGAGGTCCTCGAACACGAACACCCACCCGCCGTAGAAGATGGtgagcggcgccgccgtggacgcgGGCCCGGCCGCTTCCTCCCCACTCGCGGCGGAGATGCGGAGCACCTTGTACTCCCCCATCGCGGGGACGTGCCCGAACGCGTGCGACGGCGGGTGGGTCCGCTGACCGTTGTGCGCCGGCGCGGCGTCCTCTGGTGCGGCGATGACGACCTCGATAGCGGCGCCGGTGGCCGAATCCATCACGCGGACGGGCCGCCAGCGCCGACGAGGCAGACCAGGACAGTGAgcgaggaaggggaaaaaaggGAAAACGGGGGGAAATGGGAGAtgggaaaaaagggaaaacGGGGAAAAAATGGGAAATGAGAGACGAGGAAGGGAAAAATGGGAaatccttatttatttgctttagtgatggataaGGTCACAAAgtatatacaaggtgagatctcttggtgtatgctctttgctgatgatgtggtgctagttgacgagagtagggcaggggttaacaggaagttagagctgtggagacgcacgttagagtcgaaagggttcagactttgtaggaccaagaccgagtacatgacgtgcgatttcagcgcgactaggcatgagaggggagacgttagtct
This window contains:
- the LOC120696139 gene encoding protein TIFY 11b-like, whose product is MDSATGAAIEVVIAAPEDAAPAHNGQRTHPPSHAFGHVPAMGEYKVLRISAASGEEAAGPASTAAPLTIFYGGWVFVFEDLRLVAAAGARSRRGRCARCAWRSTRAGRRCACCPPAATGSTGSAWTGGCSRARSPAPSAAPPSPPAPRSTTPSPAPGPAMPRFLP